A window of Hymenobacter siberiensis genomic DNA:
AATACGGCGTGTGGCCCCGAAAGATAGGTGGCTGCCGCTGCGAACCATCGCAACGCCAAAGCGCCGCTTCCCATTCGAGGGAAGCGGCGCTTTGGCGTTGGGCAGCACGCGGATTACTTTTTCTTCTTCTTTTCGGCTTTGGCCTTGGCCTTGGCTTTTTCTTCTTCGCGCTTGGCTTTGTCCTTGGCTTTGCGCTCGGCTTCGGCCTCCATTTTCTTGCGCTTGCCGGGGTATTTGGCATCGAAGACCATGACTTTGGCAATGCTGTCGGCGTCGGCAATGGCCCGCCGGCTCGTTACGCGGCCGGTGAGCGAAACGTAGTCGCCCTCCGTAATTTGAGTGGTGGTGCCATTGGGCGTCGTCACGATGCCGGCCGGGGTGATGATAGTGCCGTTAACCAGCTTTTTATCAGCTGTAAGCGGGTTGCTAATGCCGAGCTCGGTGAGTACGGTACGGCCCTTCTGCATCGAAATGCCATCCTTGATTCCCTCGATGGCCGATGCGGCTACGCGCGGCTTGGGCTGCACACGGCCCGGGCGGGCCGTTTGAGCCTGCGCTGCGGCAATATTCAGAAAAGCCAACGCAAAAACACCGAAGGATAGATTCTTGATTTTCATGGAAAGGTTAAAAATGGAATAAGGAAAAGCGCAACGATAAATGCTTTCAATATGCAAATATAAGGCTTTTTCGGAAAATGCTAATTGTATTATGTTCCCGGGGAGTGCAAAATTGGCTCTGGGATGTAGGGGTTGGAAAGTCAACATTCTGTTGGCGCTTTCGTTCAGCTAGCATACCCAATTTTGATGCCGAAAACCAAGCGTCCCCGTTTCTTGGCTGCCCCATCTCACTATACGAGAGCGGGTGGGCGGTAACGTGATGCGCCGCGTAAAATTGTCAGCGGCGGAAATTGGCTGGTAAATGACGAATTTGCAGTGCGGGCCGCCGCCGGCCGCTTTCGCAGCTGCCAATGACCGACGAATAATTCCATCGCATTTCTCCCTCTTCAAGTGGATTACAAAGACTATTACAAGGCGCTGGGAGTAGATAAAACCGCTACGCCCGAGCAGATTAAAAAGGCGTACCGCAAGCTGGCCCGCCAGCACCACCCCGATGTGAACCCCAACGACAAGGGCGCGGAGCAGAAATTCAAAGAAATCAACGAAGCCAACGAAGTCCTCAGCGACTCCGAAAAGCGGAAGAAGTATGACCAGTTCGGGGCCGACTGGCAGCGCTACCAGCAGCAGCCCGGCGGCGGCGCGGGCCGTGGCGGCCAGCCCGGCGGCGGCTTCGACTGGAGCCAGTACACCCAGGGCCAGGGCGGCCAGGGTGGGGGCGGCAATCCGTTTGGCGAAGGCGAGGATTTCTCGGATTTCTTCGGCTCGCTCTTCGGCAACATGGGCGGCGGCGGTGGGCGGCGGGCCGGCGGCACCCGCCCTGGCGCGGGGGGCGACTACCAGGCCGAGTTGGAAATGAGCCTGGAGGAAGCCTACCACGGCGGCCCGCGCACCATCACGGTGAATGGCAAAAACCTGCGCCTAACCATCG
This region includes:
- a CDS encoding DUF6799 domain-containing protein produces the protein MKIKNLSFGVFALAFLNIAAAQAQTARPGRVQPKPRVAASAIEGIKDGISMQKGRTVLTELGISNPLTADKKLVNGTIITPAGIVTTPNGTTTQITEGDYVSLTGRVTSRRAIADADSIAKVMVFDAKYPGKRKKMEAEAERKAKDKAKREEEKAKAKAKAEKKKKK
- a CDS encoding DnaJ C-terminal domain-containing protein gives rise to the protein MDYKDYYKALGVDKTATPEQIKKAYRKLARQHHPDVNPNDKGAEQKFKEINEANEVLSDSEKRKKYDQFGADWQRYQQQPGGGAGRGGQPGGGFDWSQYTQGQGGQGGGGNPFGEGEDFSDFFGSLFGNMGGGGGRRAGGTRPGAGGDYQAELEMSLEEAYHGGPRTITVNGKNLRLTIAPGVADGQTIRLRDQGGPGRNGGPNGALLITFRIRPDARYARTGDDLTQDVPVSMYKALLGGEQTVETLSGSVKIKLKPETANGTRLRLRGKGFPVYKKDGEFGDLYLRLTLTLPQNLTEPEKELIQQLADLRAAE